A single window of Ralstonia sp. RRA DNA harbors:
- a CDS encoding tripartite tricarboxylate transporter substrate binding protein, which translates to MNRPQIRLARRRLCLSLGLGLTAAFVPALAMASTDAWPTKPIRFIVPYAPGGLPDTVARVLSQQLTQRLGKPVVVDNRPGANGVVAAQALMTSPADGYTFLVTDGSMMSINPVIYKNLAYEPKRDFVPVSLAATSPLFLAVNARVPANSLNDFVALAKSKSGTLNYGSSGIGSTHHLSMEALKAALKLDIKHVPFRGSGQSVPALIGDQVQVVFAALPSLSGFVKSGQVKILGSNSLKRSTLAPQIPAISEVVPGYDFAVTVGLLAAKGTSDAVVKKMANAVSEAVKIPEVVSQFHVAGIEPVGGSSADYAKVIADETARYAQTIKVAHVVAE; encoded by the coding sequence ATGAACCGCCCCCAAATCCGGCTTGCACGACGCAGGCTTTGCCTCAGCCTGGGCCTCGGACTCACCGCAGCATTCGTTCCCGCATTGGCCATGGCCAGCACCGATGCCTGGCCCACCAAGCCCATCCGCTTTATCGTTCCCTACGCGCCCGGAGGCTTGCCTGACACCGTTGCGCGCGTTTTGTCCCAGCAACTCACCCAACGCTTGGGCAAGCCGGTCGTCGTTGACAACCGGCCCGGCGCCAATGGCGTGGTCGCCGCCCAGGCGCTCATGACGAGCCCTGCCGACGGCTACACGTTCCTGGTGACCGACGGCTCGATGATGTCCATCAATCCGGTGATTTACAAAAACCTGGCGTATGAACCCAAGCGCGATTTCGTACCCGTCTCGCTTGCCGCCACGTCTCCGCTCTTCCTCGCCGTCAATGCCCGCGTTCCAGCCAACTCACTCAACGATTTTGTCGCGCTGGCGAAATCCAAATCGGGCACGCTGAACTATGGATCTTCCGGCATCGGCAGCACCCATCACCTGTCGATGGAAGCACTGAAAGCCGCCCTCAAGCTGGATATCAAGCACGTACCGTTTCGTGGCTCTGGCCAGTCCGTTCCGGCTTTGATCGGGGACCAGGTCCAGGTGGTGTTTGCTGCCTTGCCGTCGCTGTCGGGCTTCGTCAAATCGGGCCAGGTCAAGATTCTCGGCAGCAACTCCCTGAAGCGCTCCACTCTTGCGCCGCAGATTCCGGCGATCTCGGAGGTGGTGCCAGGATATGACTTCGCTGTGACGGTCGGGTTGCTCGCCGCAAAGGGAACCTCGGACGCCGTGGTTAAGAAAATGGCCAACGCGGTTTCCGAGGCAGTCAAAATTCCCGAGGTGGTCTCGCAGTTCCACGTTGCCGGTATCGAACCCGTGGGAGGATCCAGCGCGGACTATGCGAAGGTCATCGCCGACGAGACGGCTCGCTATGCGCAGACCATCAAGGTTGCGCATGTCGTGGCCGAGTAA